In Nissabacter sp. SGAir0207, the genomic stretch ATGGGCTTTGGTGCTACCCGCGCTGAAGCACGCCAGCTGGTAAGCCATAAAGCCATCATGGTCAATGGTCGCGTTGTTAACATCGCTTCTTATCAGGTATCTCCGAATGACGTAGTCAGCATCCGTGAGAAAGCTAAAAAGCAATCTCGCGTTAAGGCCGCTTTGGAGCTGGCTGAGCAGCGTGAAAAGCCAACTTGGCTGGAAGTTGATGCTGCTAAGATGGAAGGTGTGTTCAAGCGTATTCCTGAACGTACCGATCTGTCTGCGGACATTAACGAACACCTGATCGTCGAGCTTTACTCCAAGTAAAGCTTAGTACCAAAGAGAGGACACAATGCAGGGTTCTGTGACAGAGTTTCTAAAACCGCGCCTGGTAGATATCGAGCAAGTCAGTTCGACGCACGCCAAGGTGACCCTTGAGCCGTTAGAGCGTGGCTTTGGCCATACTCTTGGCAACGCACTGCGCCGTATTCTGCTTTCATCCATGCCGGGTTGCGCGGTGACCGAGGTTGAGATTGATGGTGTACTACATGAGTACAGCACCAAAGAAGGCGTACAGGAAGATATCCTGGAGATCCTGCTCAACCTGAAAGGGCTGGCGGTGAGAGTTCAAGGCAAAGATGAAGTTATTCTTACCCTGAATAAATCTGGCATTGGCCCTGTGACTGCAGCCGACATCACCCATGATGGTGATGTCGAAATCGTCAAGCCGCAACATATTATCTGTCATCTGACCGATGAGAACGCTGCTATCAGCATGCGTATCAAGGTTCAGCGTGGCCGTGGATATGTGCCGGCGTCTGCCCGAATTCATTCGGAAGAAGATGAGCGCCCGATCGGTCGTCTGCTCGTTGACGCCTGCTACAGCCCTGTAGAGCGTATCGCCTACAATGTTGAAGCAGCGCGTGTTGAGCAACGTACTGACCTGGATAAGCTGGTCATCGAGATGGAAACCAACGGTACGATCGATCCTGAAGAGGCGATCCGTCGTGCGGCGACCATTTTGGCTGAACAACTGGAAGCTTTCGTTGACTTACGTGATGTACGTCAGCCGGAAGTGAAAGAAGAGAAGCCTGAGTTCGATCCGATCCTGCTGCGCCCTGTTGACGATCTGGAATTGACTGTCCGCTCTGCTAACTGCCTCAAGGCAGAAGCTATCCACTACATCGGTGATCTGGTACAGCGTACCGAGGTTGAGTTGCTGAAAACGCCAAACCTGGGTAAAAAATCTCTTACTGAGATTAAAGACGTGCTGGCCTCCCGTGGTCTGTCTCTGGGCATGCGCCTGGAAAACTGGCCGCCGGCAAGCATTGCTGACGAGTAACCGGATCACAGGTTAAGGTTTTACTGAGAAGGATAAGGTCATGCGCCATCGTAAGAGTGGTCGTCAACTGAACCGTAACAGCAGCCACCGCCAGGCTATGTTCCGTAACATGGCCGGCTCTCTGGTTCGTCATGAGATCATCAAGACGACCCTGCCGAAAGCGAAAGAGCTGCGTCGCGTTGTTGAGCCGCTGATTACTCTTGCCAAGACCGACAGCGTTGCTAACCGTCGTCTGGCATTCGCCCGTACTCGTGATAACGAGATCGTGGCAAAACTGTTTAACGAACTGGGCCCGCGTTTCGCGAGCCGCGCAGGTGGTTACACTCGTATTCTGAAGTGTGGCTTCCGTGCAGGCGACAATGCGCCGATGGCATACATCGAGCTCGTTGATCGTGCAGAATCGAAAGCAGAAGCTGTTGCAGAGTAATCTGTGAGAGCGTAAAAAGACCGGGCCTGGCCCGGTTTTTTTATATCTGAAATTTGCGTATCCTCTTTTTACATTCCTTCCTGCTATTCTTCACTTACCAATACCCTTCCCCTCTGTTGAGGAATACCATCATGCTCTTTATCGATGAAATGGTTGAACGTCATATCCGGGAAGCTCAAGCCAAGGGTGAATTTGACTGCCTGCCCGGTGCCGGTAAACCCCTAGAGCTGGACGATACCAGTGCCGTGCCTGCGGAGCTGCGAGTGGCTTATCGAATACTCAAAAATTCAGGCTATTTACCACCGGAACTCGAAGCACGCAAAGAGGCGCTGGAGTTGGATACGTTGCTGCATGAGATCCATAAAGAGGATCCTCAGTACGATGTCATTAGCCAGAAATTACGGGTGCTGGAGTTGCGCTTACAGCAAGCAGGGATCAACACTGATTTTTTAAAAGGTGAGTATCAACAGCGGATTAGTGAGAAACTGAGCGCACATTCTGCAAAAAAATAGCCGTTAGCGAATATGGTATTTTGATAGCGATCGTCTATGATTATCTCGTTTTCACCCACACTTCTTTCATTTCAAATGAGGTTACGATGAGCCGTCATCAACACAATAAAGGCACAATTCAGGACAATGCGCTGCACGCGCTGCTTCATGACACTCTGTTCAGACAGCGAGTAGAAAAGAACAAAAAAGGGAAGGGTAGCTATCAGCGTAAGGGCAAGCACGCTAAGGGCGGAAACACGGAGGTCAGTGGTAAGCGTTTTCGCTGAACTTTTACCACTGACCTTTGTTCAAAGCTTGATTCGACTACTTGGTATTCTGCTGTTTAAGTAAATCGCGAATTTCAACCAACAGTTTCTCTTCTGCACTCTGCTTCGGTGCTGCCGCAGGTTTCTCTTCCTCTTTACGACGCAGGCGGTTCATCAATTTGATGGCAATGAAAATCGCCAGCGCGATGATGATGAAGTCAAAAATGTTTTGGATAAAGACGCCATACTTCATGACTACTGCAGGTACAGTGCCCTGAGCTTCCCTCAAGACGAGCTCAAACTGCTTAAAATCTACGCCCCCAATTAACAGGCCCAGCGGCGGCATGATAATGTCAGCAACCAGCGATGACACAATTTTGCCAAATGCGGCACCAATGATCACACCGACGGCCAAATCCACCACATTGCCACGCATGGCAAACTCACGAAACTCTTTAAAGAAACTCATACATCACTCCTTGCCAAAATAACTCAAGTGACTACAAGTAAAGCGCATTCACGGCTATCTTGCTACCAAAGTTGACTATTTTGGTCGGGTTTGCTGGTTTCTAGAGCACTCGCTTAGGCGATCACAGGAAGAACGGGCTTGGCTGGAACAGACGTTCGACATCGGGAACAAATTTCTTGTCGGTAATAAACATGATGACGTGATCACCTTGCTCTATACGCGACTGACGGTTGGCAATGATCACCTCGTCACCACGAACGATCGCCCCGATGGTCGTGCCAGGTGGCAGCTTGATCTCTTCCACGCGGCGGCCCACTACCTTGGAGGTGCTCTCATCGCCATGGGCAATGGCTTCAATCGCCTCAGCTACTCCACGGCGCAGCGAGGAGACACTCACGATATCCGCTTTGCGTACATGCCCCAGTAGGGCAGAGATGGTGGCCTGTTGGGGGGAGATGGCGACATCAATTACGCTACCTTGGACTAAATCAACATAGGCGCGGCGCTGAATCAGCACCATGGCCTTTTTGGCACCCATCCTCTTCGCCAGCATTGCGGACATAATGTTGGCTTCATCATCGTTGGTGATGGCGATAAAGACATCCACCTGCTCCACATGCTCTTCAGCCAGCAGCTCCTGATCAGAAGCGTCGCCATAAAATACGATGGTGTCCTGTAACAGCTCAGCCAGTTCTGCCGCCCGGTGCTGATCGCGCTCAATCAGTTTGACGCTGTAATTCTTCTCCAATCGACGCGCCAGACCGGCCCCGACGTTACCACCGCCCACAATCATGATGCGCTTGTAAGGTTTTTCCAGCCGCTGTAGCTCACTCATCACAGCGCGGATGTGCTGGGATGCGGCAACGAAAAAGACCTCATCGCCAGCTTCAATAATTGTCGAGCCTTGTGGGCGGATCGGGTGATCCTGACGGAAAATTGCCGCCACGCGAGTGTCGATGTGCGGCATATGCTCACGCATGGTAGAGAGGGCATTACCGACCAGCGGGCCGCCATAATAGGCTTTGACCGCGGCGATGCTCACTTTCCCTTCCGCAAAATTCACAACCTGAAGCGCGCCCGGATACTCGATCAATTTATAGATGTAATCGATCACCAGTTGCTCAGGCGAGATCAAGTGATCGATCGGCACCGCGTCGGCGTTGAACAGCTTTTCCGATTCCCGGATGTAATCTGCTGAACGGATACGGGCGATCCGATTCGGCGTGTTAAACAGGGAGTAGGCGATCTGACATGCCACCATGTTGGTTTCATCAGAGTTTGTGACAGCCACCAACATGTCCGCGTCACCAGCACCCGCTTCCCGCAACACACGTGGATGGGAGCCATGTCCCTGAACGACACGAAGGTCGAATTTATCCTGGAGCTGACGCAGATGGGCAGCATTGGTATCGACAACAGTAATGTCGTTGTTTTCACCGACCAGGTTCTCCGCCAGGGTTCCACCCACCTGACCAGCCCCAAGAATAATGATCTTCATCGCGGTTTCTTATCCACTCAATAAATTTATCTGGTGCACGCTGCCAGGCCGGCTATCAGGCCTTGGTCAGTTTAGCGTAGAAGAAGCCATCACCTGCTGTAGGCCCCGGCAGATTCTGCTTGCCCGGATGCGAGCTGTCGCCGGTTTCTACCAAGGTGGCATCTACATGACGGGAGAGGAAGTCTGCTATCTGTTCGCTATTCTCTTCCGGCAGGATAGAGCAGGTCGCATACAGCAAGACACCGCCCGACTTCAGGTAGGGCCAAATCGCCTCCAGAATGGCTTTCTGCACGGCCACCAATTCAGCAATATCGCTATTGCGACGCAACCACTTGATGTCGGGATGGCGACGGATTACGCCGGTGGCTGAACAAGGGGCATCTAACAGGATACGATCAAAGCTCAGGCCAGCAGCCCACTGTTCAGGCTGGGTGCCATCACCGCGTTTGACTTCCGCATTCAGTCGCAGGCGCTGCAGGTTTTCCAACACCCGCTTTAACCGCTGCTCATCAATGTCCACCGCCAATACCTGTGCTTCTGGTGCCGCCTCCAGAATATGTGTGGTCTTGCCACCGGGCGCTGCACAAAGATCCAGAATACGCTCGCCATTTTGCGGTGCCAAAAGCGGGACGCAACCTTGGGCGGAAGCATCCTGCACTGTTACCCAGCCGTCAGCGAAACCTGGCAGGTCTGTCACCGGGCATGGAGCCACCAGTCGCAGGGCATCCGGATAGGCATCGTCAATCTCGGCAGCGATGCCCGCCTCTGCTAACAGCTCAAGATAACGGTCGCGACTATGATGCAGACGGTTAACCCGCAGCCACATGGGAGGGCGCTGGTTATTGGCATCGGCAACGGCCTGCCATTCGGTCGGGTAGGCTTTACGAATGCGCTCTAACAACCAAGAGGGATGCAAGAAGCGCGATTCCTGTTGGCCTGCCTGTTCAAGCAACGCATCTTGTTGGCGTTGAAACTGCCGTAAAACGCCGTTGATCAGCCCCTTCAATTGGGGGCGCTTGAGTGCCACTGCGCCTTCCACGGTTTCTGCCAGTACCGCGTGCGCCGGGATACGGGTGTAGATCAACTGATACAGGCCAACCATGATGAGGTAGTGCAGCGGGCGCTGTTTGCCGGTCATTGGGCGAGCCATCAACTGTTTGATGCACCACTCGAGCTGTGGCAGAACCCGCAGTGTGCCAAAGCAGAGCTCCTGCAACAGGGCTTTATCTTTGTCAGCAATATTCTTCTGGAGAGCAGGAAGGGCAGTAGAGAGCGACTGTCCCTGATCCAATACCTGACCAATGGCTTTTGCAGCGATGCTGCGTAAATTATATGCGTTTTTCATAGCTACAAAGCTGACAATGCCAGCATCAGTAAGGAAAGAGGCCCGGCGGAAGCCGGGCGCATAGGGTGGGTTAGCTGAGTTGTTTACCCACGCTGAACCATTCACGGCGGGAATTTAGCAGGTCTTGGGCAGACATTGCTTTTTTACCGGCCGGCTGGAGCTGAGTAAGGCTCAATACCCCATCGGCAGTGGCAACCTGGATGCCTTGCTTATCTGCTGCCACGATGGTGCCCGGTGCCGCGCTCTGGCTTGGTAAGACTGTTGCCTGCCAGACTTTGACCGGCTGGTCATCGACCATAAAGTAGCTGACCGGCCACGGGTTAAAGGCGCGGATGCAACGCTCCAGCTGGGCAGCAGAGAGCTGCCAGTCAAGCCGCGCCTCTTCCTTGCTCAGTTTTTCCGCATAGGTCGCGAGCGCATCATCCTGCTGCTCAGGCTCTGCCAGCCCAGCTGCCAGGTCAGACAGGGTATTCAGCATGGCGCGCGGGCCCAGTTCCGCCAGCTTGTTATACAGTGTGGCACTGGTGTCATCGGCTTGAATGTCACAGGCCAGCTTGGTCAGCATGGCTCCGGTATCCAACCCTACATCCATCTGCATGATAGTGACGCCCGTCTGGCTGTCACCAGCCCAGAGAGAGCGTTGAATCGGTGCCGCACCGCGCCAGCGCGGCAGCAGCGAACCATGCACATTGATGCAGCCAAGCTTCGGCATCTCCAGCACCGCCTGTGGCAAGATCAGGCCATAGGCCACGACAACCATAATGTCGGCGTTCAGCGCCTGCACCAGCGCCTGGCTTTCAGCCGGACGCAGGGACTTGGGCTGGAAGACCGGGATCTGGTTCTCTTCAGCCAGCACTTTAACAGGGCTAGGGGTAAGTTTGTTGCCTCGGCCGGCCGGACGATCCGGCTGAGTAAAGACACCTACAACATCATGGTGAGATGTTAAAAGCGCGTCGAGATGACGCGCTGCAAAATCCGGTGTACCGGCAAAAATGATCCGTAATGCGTCAGACACAATCAATTCCTGCTGTCTTCAGACTTAGTTGGCGCGCGCGTTCAGCTTGGCAAGTTTCTCAACTTTCTGGCGGATACGCTGACGTTTCAGCGGCGAGAGGTAATCCACAAACAATTTGCCCAGCAAGTGATCCATCTCATGCTGGATACAAATCGCCAGCAGGTCGTCAGCTTCAAGCTCAAACGCTTTGCCGTCACGATCCAGAGCACGGATTTTCACTTTTTCGGCACGCGGCACAAACGCCCGCTGCTCAGGGATGGACAAGCAGCCCTCTTCAATCCCGGTTTCGCCACTTTTCTCCAGCATCTCTGGGTTGATCAACACCAGACGCTGGTCACGGTTTTCAGAAACGTCGATCACGATGATCTGCTGGTGGATATCCACTTGTGTCGCAGCCAGGCCAATCCCTTCCTCTGCGTACATGGTTTCGAACATATCATCCACGATACGCTGGATTTCGGCATTCACTTCTTTTACTGGCTGCGCGACTTTGCGCAGTCGCTCATCGGGGTAATGCAATACGTGTAATACGGACATAAATATTTCGATCTGTGTGCGAGTGATGGATGACAATTACTCTTTATTCTAGACATTTCCCTGCCTGATTGACAGCATCGAGACAGAAATGTGCCCAGTCAGGAGGCGGTATGACTCAGGAAGAGATATGGTTGCGATTGGCCACCTTGAAAGGGGTGCGTAGCCGAAAAAAGGTTGGGCTGGTGCACAGCCTGCTGGCCGCCTCACGCATTACACTCGGCCTATTACAGCAGTGCGGCCTCTCTGCTGAACAGGCTCATGCTTTCCTTCATCCACCGGCGCACAACCTTTCTGCGGCCTTGGCATGGCTGGAACATACAGGCAATCAGTTGGTGGCCCTTGGGCAGCCGGAATACCCAGCGCTGTTGGCGCATATCGCCGATCCGCCGCCCGTGCTTTTTGTTACCGGCGTGCTGCAAAGCCTGCATTCGCCCCAGGTGGCGATAGTCGGTAGCCGACAGTGCAGCGAGTATGGGGAGCGTTGGGCAAGCTATTTTGCCCGCGGTCTGGTGCAGCAGGGCTATACCATCACCAGCGGGCTGGCGCTGGGGATTGATGGCATCGCCCATCGCGCGGCCCTTCAGGCTGAAGGGAAAACCCTCGCTGTCATGGGTTGCGGGCTGGCGCATATCCACCCCAGATGCCATCAGCGGCTGAGCGCCCAGATTGTGGAGCAGGGAGGCGCGCTGGTCTCTGAATTTCTGCCCACCGTGGCTCCTTTGCCTGCCCACTTCCCCCGGCGTAACCGCATTATCAGCGGGCTAAGCCGAGGGGTGCTGGTGGTGGAAGCGTCGCAGCGTAGTGGATCGCTGATCACTGCCCGTTGTGCGCTTGAGCAGGGACGGGAGATCTTCGCCCTGCCGGGGCCACTGGGAAGTGATGCCAGCAGCGGAACACATTGGCTCATTCAGCAAGGCGCGAACCTGGTGACCGAACCGCAGGAGATTGTGGAGCTGTTGAGCAGTAGCTTGCACTGGCTGGTTGAGGATAATCCTGAAATGGCGGCGCCAACGCCCGTGTTTGTTACAGGATCTCAGCAAGAATTGAATATTTGTGCACAAGATAGCGATGCGGAATTGCCATTTGCTGATGTGTTGGCTAACGTAGGATATGAGGTGACACCTGTTGACGTCGTCGCCGAACGTGCCGGCCAACCTGTGCCAGAGGTAGTGGTAAAATTACTCGATCTGGAGTTAGCAGGATGGATCGCAGCTGTATCCGGCGGCTATGTCCGAATTAGGAGGGCAGGCCATGTTCGACGTACTAATGTACTTATTTGAAACCTATATACATAACGAAGCGGAGATGCACGTCGACCAGGATAAGCTGACGGATGATCTTGCCCGTGCCGGTTTTCATCGGGAAGATATCTATAGCGCTCTGGGGTGGCTTGAGAAACTTGCAGACTTGCAAGAGGGTGAAGCTGCGCCCTTCATGGTGGATGCGGATCCTTTTGCTTTACGCATCTATACCGATGAAGAGGCAACTCGCCTTGATGCCAGCTGCCGGGGATTCCTGCTGTTCCTGGAGCAGATACAAGTGCTGAACCTTGAAACCCGGGAGATGGTCATCGATCGTGTGATGGCGTTGGAAACTGACGAGTTCGATTTGGAAGATCTGAAATGGGTCATCCTTATGGTACTGTTCAATATTCCCGGTTATGAAAGTGCTTATCAGCAAATGGAAGAGTTGCTGTTTGAAGTGAACGAGGGTTATCTGCATTAAGCGATAACAGTAAATAACGATGTCTAAAGCCGCGATTTTTGCCGCCAGGCAAAATGAACCTTGTCCGGAGTGTGGGGCCGAATTGGTTATCCGAAGTGGACGCCACGGCCCTTTTCTTGGCTGCTCCCGCTATCCCGAATGTGAATATATCCGTCCTCTCAAGGCGCAGGCTGACGGCCATGTCGTCAAGGTGCTGGAGGGACAGCTCTGTCCGCAATGTCACGCCACGTTGGTCTTACGGCAGGGGCGCTATGGCATGTTTATCGGATGCAGTGATTATCCGCAATGTACCCATATTGAAGCGCTCGATAAACCGGATAATACCGCACTGGTCTGCCCGCAGTGCAAACAGGGGACCTTGTTACAGCGCACATCCCGCTACGGCAAGGTTTTTTACGCCTGTGATCGCTATCCAGCTTGTCAGTTTGCGCTGAACCATAAACCTGTGGCGGGCGAGTGTGCCGAGTGCCACTATCCGCTATTAATAGAAAAGCGCACGGCAGCCGGCACCAAATGTTTCTGTGCCAGCAAGCTTTGCGGTAAACCGGTCACTACAGAAGTTGAAGACGATGCCTGATGTAACCCCCATTTCTGAACACATCCTCCACGCACTGCACAGCCAGCAGGTCATTGCCTACCCCACTGAGGCAGTATTTGGCCTGGGTTGCGATCCTGACAGTGAAGAGGCTGTTAATGCCCTATTGGCGCTAAAGCAGCGACCAAAAGAGAAAGGGTTGATCCTGATCGCCGCGGATTATTCGCAGCTAGCACCCTATTTGGATGAAGCGCAGCTGAATGAGCAGCAAAAAGAGGCCATTTTTGCGAGCTGGCCAGGCCCTGTGACGTGGGTAATTCCTGCGCGTGCCGGCACTCCAGACTGGCTGACCGGGCGGTTCTCCTCGCTGGCCGTACGTGTGACCAATCATCCGCTGGTGGTTGAGCTGTGTCAGCAGTTCGGCAAACCGTTGGTCTCTACCAGTGCAAATTTAACTGGCCTGCCGCCATGCCGGACAGCCGCCGAGGTCAGCGCCCAGTTCGGCGCAGACTTCCCAATTGTAGTAGGGGAAGTCGGCGGACGTAAAAATCCAACGGAAATCCGTGATGCCCTGACGGGTGATTACGTGCGACTGGCATAACGGAGATATCGATGGAGACCTATGCAGTTTTCGGTAATCCGATTGGCCATAGTAAATCGCCGCGTATCCATAGCCTGTTTGCCCAGCAAACAGGCATTCCTCATCCGTATGGTACGGTGCTGGCACCATTAGATGACTTTGTGTCGACGCTGGAAGCATTTTTTGCTGCGGGCGGTCAGGGCGCGAATGTCACCGTCCCCTTTAAAGAGCAAGCTTTTGCCCGCGCCGATCACCTGAGTGAAAGGGCGGCCCTGAGTGGGGCAGTCAATACGCTTAAGAAGAGGGACGATGGCTCCTTGCTGGGGGATAATACCGACGGCATCGGCCTGCTCAGCGATCTGGAACGGCTTGGCATGATTCAGCCGGAAGATAGCATTCTGCTACTGGGCGCGGGCGGCGCAGCGCGAGGCGTGATTTTGCCTCTGCTTTCCTATGGGTGTGAGATCATCATTGCCAACCGTACCCAAGCCAAAGCGGAACAGCTGGCGTCACTGTTTAGCCATATGGGAAACATCAGGGCTGAGGCCTTTGAAAATGTCACGCGTACAGCAGTCAATCTGATCATCAATGCCACCGCGACTGGCATTCAGGGAGAAATTCCTCCTATACCCTCTGCCGTGTTGACACCTGACATCCGTCTTTATGACATGTTCTATCAGCAGGGGCTGACCCCTTTCCTGGCATGGGGTAAAACTCATGGAGCCAAACAGTTGGCTGATGGTTTGGGAATGCTGGTGGGACAGGCTGCTCACGCATTCGCATTGTGGCATGGCGTGATGCCAGAGATTGAGCCGGTGCTGGCTCAGCTGAAGAAAGAGATGGCCGCGTGAATCAGGCGATTCACTTTCCTGACGATGAGCGCTGGGATGATGTAAAACAGTGCGTGGTCTTCCGCGCGCTGGTGGGTGGGGTGCTGCTGCACTGCGCCCTCCCTTTCGAGAGTATGCGGCAACGTTTTGGTGCCAATACCCCTGAACAGTGTCTGGCACTGTTCAGGCAGCATCGCTGGGATCTGGAGGAAGAAGCAGAGGTGCTGATTGCTCAGGATAGGGAAGGGGAGGGCGGATGGTTTACCCTCTCCTGATTCAGGTATTCATCCTTCCATTTCACATAATTGTTCGCTGAGTAGAGTAAACCCGCGATCTCTTCCGGCGTTAAGGGGCGAATTTGCTTGGCTGGGCTGCCGAGGTAAAGGTAGCCACTCACCAGTCGTTTCCCTGGCGCCACCAAACTGCCCGCACCTATCATGACGTCATCTTCTATTACTGCGCCATCCAGTACGATAGATCCCATACCTACCAGTACCCGATTGCCGATGGTGCAGCCGTGCAGCATCGCTTTATGACCGACCGTCACATCCTCACCGATTAATAACGGAAAACCTGCGGGGTTATAACTCGACTTATGTGTGACATGCAGCACACTGCCGTCCTGCACATTAGTGCGTGCGCCAATACGGACATGATGGACATCACCACGAATGGCAACCAAGGGCCAGATGCTCACGTCATCAGCCAGCATCACATCACCAATCACGA encodes the following:
- the tsaC gene encoding L-threonylcarbamoyladenylate synthase type 1 TsaC, with protein sequence MPDVTPISEHILHALHSQQVIAYPTEAVFGLGCDPDSEEAVNALLALKQRPKEKGLILIAADYSQLAPYLDEAQLNEQQKEAIFASWPGPVTWVIPARAGTPDWLTGRFSSLAVRVTNHPLVVELCQQFGKPLVSTSANLTGLPPCRTAAEVSAQFGADFPIVVGEVGGRKNPTEIRDALTGDYVRLA
- the aroE gene encoding shikimate dehydrogenase; translated protein: METYAVFGNPIGHSKSPRIHSLFAQQTGIPHPYGTVLAPLDDFVSTLEAFFAAGGQGANVTVPFKEQAFARADHLSERAALSGAVNTLKKRDDGSLLGDNTDGIGLLSDLERLGMIQPEDSILLLGAGGAARGVILPLLSYGCEIIIANRTQAKAEQLASLFSHMGNIRAEAFENVTRTAVNLIINATATGIQGEIPPIPSAVLTPDIRLYDMFYQQGLTPFLAWGKTHGAKQLADGLGMLVGQAAHAFALWHGVMPEIEPVLAQLKKEMAA
- a CDS encoding DUF1488 domain-containing protein; the protein is MNQAIHFPDDERWDDVKQCVVFRALVGGVLLHCALPFESMRQRFGANTPEQCLALFRQHRWDLEEEAEVLIAQDREGEGGWFTLS
- a CDS encoding gamma carbonic anhydrase family protein, encoding MKSGSLRPYHDHTPQLGQRVMVDPASVVIGDVMLADDVSIWPLVAIRGDVHHVRIGARTNVQDGSVLHVTHKSSYNPAGFPLLIGEDVTVGHKAMLHGCTIGNRVLVGMGSIVLDGAVIEDDVMIGAGSLVAPGKRLVSGYLYLGSPAKQIRPLTPEEIAGLLYSANNYVKWKDEYLNQERVNHPPSPSLS